One window of Psychrobacillus sp. FSL H8-0483 genomic DNA carries:
- the polX gene encoding DNA polymerase/3'-5' exonuclease PolX, with the protein MDKKTIIKTLEKIALYMELQGENPFKVSAFRKAAQVLELDARSLSEMDNISSLKGIGAATGAVIEDLMTTGESSLLKELQNTVPSGLLPMLKIPGLGGKKIAKLYKELQIDSIDTLRVACEEGKVQVLAGFAAKTEEKILAELANFQSKPERTAVWQLEPIVELIENTLTAIPLIAKFSVAGSYRRVKEASKDIDFIIATSSPQEVREELLKKLPVLKVIAAGDTKVSVTLDVENEVDVDFRLVELHQFASALNHFTGSKDHNIKMRQIAKDQGKKISEYGVELEDGTVEHFESEQNFYAYFDLPFIPPTVREDGSEFTKLDQLPFLVALDDIQGDFHMHSTWSDGAHSIEEMVEACLAKGYSHIVITDHSDYLKVANGLSKERLLNQIETIRALNAKYTNIEIFAGTEMDILPDGSLDFDDELLKQLDFVIASIHSSFSQPQEKIMERLLNAVKNPYVHMIAHPTGRIIEQRNGYNPDVPTLIEWAKEYGKILELNANPYRLDLQTDYLKIAQEKGVPIAINTDAHHINQLKYMDIGVRYAQKAWLHKDNVVNTWSLEKFKQFIKK; encoded by the coding sequence ATGGATAAAAAGACGATTATTAAAACATTAGAAAAAATTGCTTTATATATGGAACTACAAGGTGAAAATCCTTTTAAAGTGTCTGCTTTTCGTAAAGCGGCGCAAGTATTAGAATTAGATGCACGAAGCCTTTCAGAAATGGACAATATCTCCTCCTTAAAAGGTATAGGGGCTGCCACGGGTGCAGTTATAGAAGATTTAATGACAACTGGGGAATCCTCTTTATTAAAGGAACTACAAAATACCGTGCCTAGTGGATTACTTCCGATGTTAAAAATACCTGGACTTGGTGGCAAGAAAATCGCCAAGTTATATAAAGAATTACAAATAGATTCCATTGATACCTTAAGGGTAGCTTGTGAGGAAGGTAAAGTACAAGTACTTGCAGGATTTGCTGCAAAAACAGAAGAGAAAATACTAGCAGAGTTAGCAAACTTTCAATCAAAACCGGAACGAACTGCAGTTTGGCAGCTAGAACCAATCGTGGAATTAATAGAAAATACATTAACTGCTATTCCTTTGATAGCAAAATTTTCGGTAGCAGGCTCTTATCGAAGAGTAAAAGAGGCCAGCAAAGACATCGACTTTATTATTGCTACTAGCTCTCCTCAAGAAGTTCGAGAAGAACTATTAAAAAAGCTTCCCGTGTTAAAGGTAATAGCAGCTGGGGATACGAAAGTATCGGTTACATTGGACGTAGAAAACGAAGTAGATGTAGACTTTAGACTAGTGGAATTACATCAATTTGCTTCTGCGCTAAACCATTTTACGGGTTCAAAAGATCATAATATTAAAATGAGACAAATTGCAAAAGACCAAGGAAAGAAAATTAGTGAATATGGTGTAGAGCTTGAGGATGGAACAGTGGAGCATTTTGAGTCTGAGCAGAATTTCTACGCTTATTTTGACTTGCCTTTTATTCCTCCTACTGTTCGAGAAGATGGTTCGGAATTTACAAAGCTCGATCAATTGCCATTCCTCGTTGCGTTAGATGATATTCAAGGTGATTTTCATATGCATTCCACATGGTCTGATGGGGCACACTCGATAGAAGAAATGGTGGAAGCTTGTTTAGCAAAAGGGTATTCCCATATCGTCATTACAGATCACTCAGACTATTTAAAAGTTGCGAATGGTCTCTCAAAAGAGCGATTATTAAACCAAATCGAAACGATTCGAGCATTAAACGCCAAGTATACAAATATCGAAATTTTTGCAGGAACAGAAATGGACATTCTTCCGGATGGTTCGCTTGATTTTGATGATGAATTATTAAAGCAATTAGATTTTGTAATTGCTTCGATCCATTCCAGTTTTAGTCAGCCACAAGAAAAGATTATGGAGCGACTATTAAATGCAGTCAAAAATCCATATGTGCATATGATTGCGCATCCAACAGGTAGAATTATTGAACAGCGTAATGGCTATAATCCAGATGTCCCTACACTCATTGAGTGGGCAAAGGAATATGGAAAAATTTTAGAGTTAAATGCCAATCCGTACCGTTTGGATTTACAAACTGATTATTTAAAGATAGCACAAGAAAAAGGTGTACCAATTGCAATTAATACAGATGCACACCATATCAATCAATTAAAATACATGGACATTGGTGTCCGATATGCACAAAAAGCGTGGCTTCACAAAGATAATGTCGTGAACACATGGTCATTAGAAAAATTTAAGCAATTCATAAAGAAATAA
- a CDS encoding CvpA family protein — MIDIIILILLVAGFITGARRGLIVQLIHMTGFIIALIVAYTYYKPLAEKFVLWIPFPAITTGSKLTIAVDSLDLDQTFYRIIAFAIIFIAVKFALQLLASMFDFLKYLPILGFVSNIAGAILGFIEFYFIMFVLLYVLALLPIDLIQNLIANSVLTGWMLEHTPILSELVKKWWFIYIEK; from the coding sequence ATGATAGATATAATAATACTTATATTACTTGTAGCTGGTTTTATAACTGGTGCAAGGCGAGGACTAATTGTCCAACTTATTCATATGACTGGTTTTATAATCGCACTTATAGTGGCTTACACATATTATAAACCACTTGCAGAGAAATTTGTGTTATGGATTCCGTTTCCAGCAATAACTACTGGTTCAAAGTTAACAATTGCAGTGGACAGCTTAGATCTTGATCAAACTTTTTATCGAATTATTGCGTTTGCCATTATTTTTATTGCGGTTAAATTTGCACTACAATTACTCGCGTCGATGTTTGATTTTTTAAAGTATTTGCCAATACTAGGTTTTGTTAGCAATATTGCGGGGGCCATTTTAGGATTTATCGAGTTTTATTTTATTATGTTTGTTCTACTATACGTATTGGCCCTTTTACCAATTGATTTGATACAGAATCTAATAGCTAACTCCGTTTTAACAGGATGGATGCTTGAACATACGCCGATATTATCAGAACTAGTAAAAAAATGGTGGTTTATTTATATAGAAAAGTAA
- the zapA gene encoding cell division protein ZapA produces the protein MSEQQKTRISVDIYGQNYKIVGSESSGHMRLVASMVDDKMREIHSHNGQLDIAKLSVLTAVNAVHDYIKIKEQLEFLEEELKRLKD, from the coding sequence TTGTCAGAACAACAAAAAACACGAATTTCTGTTGATATATATGGACAGAATTATAAAATAGTAGGTTCCGAATCTTCGGGTCATATGAGACTTGTAGCCTCCATGGTGGATGATAAGATGAGAGAGATTCATTCTCATAATGGTCAACTAGATATTGCGAAGCTTTCAGTGCTTACTGCTGTAAATGCAGTGCATGATTATATAAAAATAAAAGAACAACTAGAGTTTTTAGAAGAAGAATTGAAAAGGTTAAAGGACTGA
- the rnhC gene encoding ribonuclease HIII, whose translation MANEVLVLQPHEIEKVKAHYLKYKVERSAPGVVFAAKIVDTAVTVYKSGKVMFQGNGAAREASLWGTTSKSVEKVNSGTTKGDTLPPSFTSLSVVGSDETGTGDYFGPITVAACFVRADQIELIKELGVKDSKMLTDEVMRKMAPDLMATLTHSVLVLKNEKYNTIQGRGWSQGKIKALMHNQALKHVLSKMAPEKPAHILIDQFAERGIYYNHIKAEKEIIRENVLFSTKAEQLHVSVAAASIIARYAFLKEMDRLSELANTTIPKGASAKVDEIAASIYLKHGEAFLKSITKWHFANTQKAMKLANKRKF comes from the coding sequence ATGGCAAATGAAGTCCTAGTTTTACAACCACATGAAATAGAAAAAGTAAAAGCTCACTATCTAAAATACAAAGTAGAAAGATCAGCACCAGGTGTCGTGTTTGCAGCAAAAATCGTAGATACAGCAGTTACTGTCTATAAATCTGGCAAAGTCATGTTTCAAGGTAATGGAGCAGCACGTGAAGCTTCTCTTTGGGGAACTACCAGCAAATCAGTAGAAAAAGTAAATAGTGGCACGACAAAAGGTGATACATTACCACCAAGTTTCACCTCTCTATCGGTCGTTGGTTCAGATGAGACAGGAACAGGAGATTACTTCGGACCAATAACAGTTGCTGCATGTTTTGTAAGGGCAGATCAAATTGAACTCATTAAAGAGCTTGGAGTGAAAGATTCCAAAATGCTAACAGATGAGGTTATGCGTAAAATGGCCCCGGATTTAATGGCCACTTTAACCCATAGCGTTCTTGTTTTAAAAAATGAAAAATATAATACTATACAGGGACGAGGTTGGTCCCAAGGAAAAATAAAAGCACTGATGCACAACCAAGCACTTAAGCATGTGTTGAGTAAAATGGCCCCTGAAAAACCTGCGCATATTTTAATTGATCAGTTCGCTGAACGAGGCATTTATTATAATCATATTAAAGCCGAAAAAGAAATCATACGTGAAAATGTACTGTTCTCTACAAAGGCAGAACAGTTGCACGTTTCTGTTGCCGCTGCTTCCATTATTGCAAGATATGCATTCTTAAAAGAAATGGACCGTCTAAGCGAATTGGCAAATACAACCATCCCAAAAGGTGCCAGTGCAAAAGTGGATGAAATCGCAGCAAGTATATATTTGAAGCATGGAGAAGCATTTTTAAAGTCCATTACAAAATGGCATTTTGCGAATACACAAAAAGCAATGAAGCTTGCAAATAAAAGAAAATTTTAG
- a CDS encoding GNAT family N-acetyltransferase gives MEIVYETERLYLCVFEDAHLESSKQFWGDEEVMTLCAGPASHEVLHKVIEGYRKCHNVHGLSVYAVKEKETNEIIGAAGFNTSGSLIEVELIYHFSKNSWGKGYATEAANACLEVAKNHGDVQLVTASASPENEGSLKILEKVGFRFKEMRYFDDTEQEEPYFEYVI, from the coding sequence ATGGAAATCGTTTATGAAACAGAGCGTTTGTATTTATGTGTGTTTGAGGACGCCCATTTAGAGTCATCTAAACAATTTTGGGGAGATGAAGAAGTGATGACACTATGCGCTGGACCTGCTTCCCATGAAGTATTGCATAAAGTTATCGAAGGATATCGCAAATGTCATAATGTCCATGGTTTATCCGTTTACGCTGTAAAAGAAAAAGAAACCAATGAAATTATTGGAGCGGCTGGATTTAATACATCTGGTTCATTAATTGAAGTAGAATTAATTTATCATTTTAGTAAAAATTCTTGGGGAAAAGGTTACGCAACGGAAGCTGCAAATGCTTGCTTGGAAGTAGCTAAAAACCATGGGGATGTACAACTAGTGACAGCCTCAGCGAGCCCAGAAAATGAAGGCTCTTTAAAGATTTTGGAAAAGGTTGGTTTTAGATTTAAAGAGATGAGATACTTTGATGATACGGAGCAAGAAGAGCCATACTTTGAATACGTAATATAA